The Synechocystis sp. PCC 6714 genome includes the window CATTGGCAAGGAGTGGGGCCATTACGACGCAGAGTTTTTCAACAAATGGTTTCTCTCAGAATTTGGTTATACGAGTTCCCTGAGTGAACTAAATCTTAATTATGTATTGGAAGGCTGGTGGTGGCCTTTTACCGCCCAGGGCTGGGGTAACTGGGCCATTGACCTGAGTGAACAGAAAAATGGCTTTTTGTTTGTGGATATTTTTGATTCCGCCGTAGCCCGGACTTTAGGCGATGTGGGTAAACCGGTCTGCCACATTTACGCTGGCCTGCTGGCGGGTTTCTTCAGTCGTTTGGTGAACAAATCCCTCAACTGCATTGAGATCCAGTGCTATGCCATGGGGGAAACCTATTGTAAGTTCCTCATCGGCAAACAGGACCGCATTGATGCCGCTACTTTCTGGCAAAACGAAGGGGCCAATGCCAACGATATTGCCACCAAACTCGTTAAAGGGGAATACCTCAAATGATGAACCAGGCCCAGTGGGGGCAAATGAAGGTAGGGGATTTTTTCCGGGGCTATAACTGGCAGGGAGCGCCGCCGGTGCTGGAATGTTCAGTGAAGGAGGAAAGTTTAGATAATTTACCTTCTTTGCTCTGTCTGTCGGTGACGGACTTCTTTACCCAGGCAAATTGGACTGGCCAGCCCCCCAATGCTCCAGAGGACAACTTACCGGCCCTACATCGTCCCAAAGCTCCCCCCCGTCCCCTTTCCCTCACTGCCTCAGTGGCGGAATTTTGTCGGGGCATTGATTGGCAGGGGCAAGGTTTATCGAGGGGAACCTTACTCCAGGCAAAGGTCCCAGTCCAATCCAGGGAACCGGTGGCCAAGCTGGAACCAACCATCGGCTTGGAAGATCTTTCCGATTTATTCTAAGGACCTATAAAACTATGCAAAAAGATTTTGAACGGCTCTTTCATCGGGCCGAGGACCACTATCTCCAACCTCCGGAAATCATTGCCTTCCGTAAGCAGCTGGGGTTGATGGGGGAACGGCTGAGTGCTTATCGTCTAGTCCGGGATAACGAAATTGTCATTTTCCAGGCGATCGCCGACCAGTTGGAAGAGGAATTTAGCAACGCCCCGGCAGCCCAATTGCAACAGGCCCTCCTGCACTGGATTAGCATTTTGCGCTATGGGTCCATGGCCATGCTCCTCAGTAATCCGGAATATCTCCAATACCGTTTACTGGAATGGCTCGAAGGTATGGTTCAAGCCCACGACCTATCGGCGATCGAAACCCGACTATCTGCATTGCTCAAGGAACAGTTGCAGTCCCTCTTGGGGGTTCCTCAATATCGTCTCCTAGAACCCTTTCTAGTCCAAGCCGACCAGACCGTCCTCGGCCAGGCCCCCGTCTCAGCCATGCAGGAAGAAGAAATGATAACCCTAGGAGAGTAACTATGATCGATGTTAAAGCTCTAATTTCAGCCCAACCTTCCAAAGGCAATTACTTTGCCCCCGACATTTACCTCCAAGGGGATAATGAGTTTGGTTTGCTGGAAAATCGCAGTGGGGCACGGCTTATTGCTTTGCCAGACACCTTAATTAGGGGTTTATTTACAGCCCTCGATTCGGAACTTGGCATTGGAGCGGGGGTGGCCCTCACCGCCTGTGGCAAAACCTGGGGCAGTGCTTTCTACAAACGCTTTGCCGATGAACTCCAGGAATATTACGGCAAACCCATCCAGGCCATGGAAATGGTGGAATTTTTGCAGACTTTCAAGCAATGCTGGAAAACCCACGGTTACGGGCTAGTGGAAATCGATTTGAAATATTACCAAAACGGTTTCATTGGAGCGGAAGTGGTCAATTCCCCCTTCATTGCCTGTGCTCCCCAGGGCAAGAACCCCATGGGATTCCTGGAAGCGGGAATTCTCGCTGCCTTTTTCTCCCAGTTAACGGGGGAAAATCTCCACTGTGAGCAAACCACCTGTGAATCCCTGGGGGCAGAAAAAAATCTTTTCATCCTCGGTCTGAAGGAACGGCTTAAACCGGTTTCTGCGTGGTTAACAGAAGGCCATGACCATGCCACCATTATGGAACTGCTCTGTCGCCAACAGGGTTAGTACCATCGTTTAGCTGTTGCCAGCACCAAGGAGGATTGTGTGGCTAAAACCATTAAGCTCGACCCC containing:
- a CDS encoding V4R domain-containing protein, which gives rise to MVLTSISTSNTPIRVDGSNLLEHSLRKVHPNKHHHYQVEDFFCFQMNSGSIVDWNNCRNVLTSEDFIVGLIDGLQEEVGNASSVVMYNIGKEWGHYDAEFFNKWFLSEFGYTSSLSELNLNYVLEGWWWPFTAQGWGNWAIDLSEQKNGFLFVDIFDSAVARTLGDVGKPVCHIYAGLLAGFFSRLVNKSLNCIEIQCYAMGETYCKFLIGKQDRIDAATFWQNEGANANDIATKLVKGEYLK
- a CDS encoding phycobilisome protein, which gives rise to MQKDFERLFHRAEDHYLQPPEIIAFRKQLGLMGERLSAYRLVRDNEIVIFQAIADQLEEEFSNAPAAQLQQALLHWISILRYGSMAMLLSNPEYLQYRLLEWLEGMVQAHDLSAIETRLSALLKEQLQSLLGVPQYRLLEPFLVQADQTVLGQAPVSAMQEEEMITLGE
- a CDS encoding V4R domain-containing protein — encoded protein: MIDVKALISAQPSKGNYFAPDIYLQGDNEFGLLENRSGARLIALPDTLIRGLFTALDSELGIGAGVALTACGKTWGSAFYKRFADELQEYYGKPIQAMEMVEFLQTFKQCWKTHGYGLVEIDLKYYQNGFIGAEVVNSPFIACAPQGKNPMGFLEAGILAAFFSQLTGENLHCEQTTCESLGAEKNLFILGLKERLKPVSAWLTEGHDHATIMELLCRQQG